A single Heterodontus francisci isolate sHetFra1 chromosome 32, sHetFra1.hap1, whole genome shotgun sequence DNA region contains:
- the LOC137347484 gene encoding probable G-protein coupled receptor 139, with the protein MGEVNLLTIGILSRGKCGLSKCVTCYLVAMGTADLLVTILDLILRHIPVVYREQFQFLQYSIPVCNIHAVLLYAGTDCSVWFTVTFTFDRFVAICCQKLKSKYCSEKTAAVVLGTVTVLSCLKNITWYFMLTGWYWLVNMPWFCRIRFDVQFSLVWITIELLHYILTPGVSFFVILLLNAFTVRHILVRSRGRRRLRAHSIGESRRDPEMESRRKSIILLLGISANFILLWALFMVYSIWYRMVFLVGPMSVFLPGYLQDVGFMLQLLSSCTNTVIYVVTQTQFREQLKNVLKCPFKPIVKFIQC; encoded by the exons ATGGGAGAGG ttaaccttctgacgattgggatcctgtctcggggcaagtgcggtctctccaaatgtgtcacttgctacttggtggccatgggaacggcggatctactggttacTATCCTTGATCTGATATTGAGGCATATTCCCGTTGTATATCGGGAGCAGTTTCAGTTCCTTCagtattccatccccgtgtgtaatatccacgccgtcctgctttatgcaggcacagactgttctgtctggttcaccgtcactttcacctttgatcgatttgtggccatttgttgccagaagctgaaaagtaaatattgcagcgagaaaacggcagctgtggttctgggaacagtgactgtgctgagctgtttaaagaacatcacctggtattttatgttaacaggttggTATTGGCTGGTAAACATGCCCTGGTTTTGTAGGATAAGATTCGATGTTCAGTTCTCTTTGGTCTGGATAACTATCGAGCTCCTCCattacattctaaccccgggggtctCATTTTttgtgattttgctgctcaatgctttcaccgtcagacacattttagtgagaagcagaggacgcaggagactccgggctcacagcattggggagagtcgcagagatccagagatggagagccgaaggaaatccataattttactgttgggtatctcggccaatttcattcTATTGTGGGCATTGTTtatggtgtattcgatatggtaCCGAATGGTTTTTTTGGTGGGTCCTATGTCTGTATTTCTACCTGGTTATTTACAAGatgtgggcttcatgctgcagctcctgagtagctgcacaaacactgtgatttatgtcgtgacccagactcagttcagagaacaGTTGAAGAATGTACTGAAATGTCCCTTTAAACCAATAGTTAAATTCATTCAATGCTGA